A genome region from Paracholeplasma morum includes the following:
- a CDS encoding HIT family protein yields MDTIFTKIIKREIPANIVYEDDLVIAFLDITQATKGHTLVVPKTPYKDIFELPEEVAGHLFSVVVRLSQAIKKAFSPLGLNTLNNNGIIASQSVFHFHMHILPRYENDDLKHMHMVNHSASLTKQDFESIRASILNALL; encoded by the coding sequence ATGGATACTATTTTTACTAAAATCATCAAAAGAGAAATCCCTGCGAATATCGTTTATGAAGACGATTTAGTCATCGCGTTTCTAGATATTACTCAAGCAACAAAAGGGCATACTTTGGTTGTTCCAAAGACACCTTATAAAGATATTTTTGAGTTGCCAGAAGAGGTTGCTGGACATTTATTTAGCGTCGTAGTTAGATTGTCTCAAGCGATAAAAAAGGCGTTCAGCCCACTTGGACTAAACACCTTAAATAATAATGGTATTATCGCTTCACAAAGCGTTTTCCACTTTCACATGCACATCTTACCTAGATATGAAAATGATGATCTTAAACACATGCATATGGTGAATCATTCAGCCTCTTTAACTAAGCAAGATTTTGAATCTATTAGAGCTTCAATTCTTAATGCTTTATTGTAA
- a CDS encoding phosphate propanoyltransferase, translated as MRKIPIGVSGRHLHLTQEHLEALFGPGYELTVFKDLSQPGQYAANEKVDVYSPAGKLIAGVRILGPVRPASQVEISRSDAIRGKFVAPVRSSGDVKGSGACKLVGPAGEVELTEGVIVADRHIHFSLEDAKEFGVKDGEVVSIKVGGIKGGILDNVLCRVSSKYALDCHLDTDDGAAFELSNGDLCELVKAYEITK; from the coding sequence ATGAGAAAAATACCAATCGGTGTATCCGGAAGACACCTACATTTAACCCAAGAACATTTAGAAGCACTATTTGGTCCTGGTTATGAATTAACAGTATTCAAAGATCTTAGCCAACCCGGTCAATATGCAGCTAATGAAAAAGTAGACGTATATAGCCCAGCAGGTAAATTAATTGCAGGGGTTAGAATTCTTGGCCCAGTAAGACCAGCTTCACAGGTAGAAATTTCTAGAAGTGACGCAATCAGAGGAAAATTTGTTGCCCCAGTTAGATCCTCAGGAGATGTAAAAGGTTCAGGTGCTTGCAAACTTGTTGGCCCAGCTGGTGAAGTAGAATTAACTGAAGGCGTTATTGTTGCAGACAGACACATTCATTTCTCTTTAGAAGACGCTAAAGAATTTGGCGTTAAAGATGGAGAAGTTGTTTCCATTAAAGTTGGCGGTATTAAAGGCGGTATCCTTGATAACGTATTATGCCGTGTTTCATCTAAATATGCATTAGATTGTCATTTAGACACCGATGATGGTGCCGCTTTTGAATTATCTAATGGCGACCTTTGTGAGCTTGTTAAAGCTTACGAAATCACTAAATAA
- a CDS encoding sensor histidine kinase — translation MRHYKLSIQVIILFSFVTFFSALVFGFITYKNYQSVYIGLARNEVDNYVEATIDNPRDTESYLGYITITVNKISTFEAAVTNRYISPNARKLLGNDETLTDAIVRAAYLGEFIYSNANETFYLSIRTRTEISESLTEYYIGIMDDTYINSVKAVTAKEDVLMTFIGTFMTFSIIILLGNMAIAIWSRNLTARIKYLQREVNQFTNTGYENKVYLNGNDEIAELSKAIENLRLEIRENEHTKQEMFQNVSHDLKTPISVIQSYAEAILDGTTEVEDAKIIIKQTEKLQGKVKMLLELSKISTLEMKESLESIPMKEVINQVYFNNKIRLNNLKVILDLDDTEFLGVREYFYTSIENLIDNATRYASKVIEVTLKNGVLTIYNDGPAIEEKYITGGFKPYEKGSRGQFGIGMSIVQKTFNKFGYSLVVENMNPGVKFTIKH, via the coding sequence ATGAGACACTATAAACTATCCATTCAAGTCATTATCCTTTTCTCATTTGTAACGTTCTTTTCAGCTTTAGTATTCGGATTTATCACCTATAAAAACTATCAGAGTGTCTATATTGGTTTAGCTAGAAATGAAGTTGACAATTACGTTGAAGCTACAATCGACAATCCAAGGGATACAGAATCTTATCTAGGATATATCACAATCACTGTAAATAAGATTTCAACGTTTGAAGCGGCTGTAACGAATCGTTATATCTCACCAAATGCTAGAAAATTATTAGGCAATGATGAAACATTAACAGATGCGATTGTACGTGCTGCATACTTAGGAGAATTCATCTATAGTAATGCGAATGAAACATTTTATCTTTCGATTCGAACTAGAACAGAAATCAGCGAGTCACTTACTGAGTACTACATTGGGATAATGGACGATACATATATTAATTCCGTTAAGGCTGTCACAGCAAAAGAAGATGTTCTTATGACATTCATCGGAACATTTATGACGTTTTCAATCATCATCTTACTAGGTAATATGGCGATTGCGATATGGAGTAGAAACTTAACAGCGAGAATCAAATACCTTCAAAGAGAAGTCAATCAATTCACCAACACAGGGTATGAAAACAAAGTCTACTTGAACGGGAATGACGAGATTGCTGAACTATCAAAAGCAATCGAAAATCTCAGACTCGAGATTAGAGAAAACGAACATACTAAACAAGAAATGTTCCAAAATGTATCACATGATTTAAAAACACCAATTTCAGTTATTCAGTCTTACGCTGAGGCGATCCTTGATGGAACAACCGAAGTTGAGGATGCAAAAATCATTATTAAACAAACAGAAAAGCTTCAAGGAAAAGTTAAAATGCTTCTTGAATTATCAAAGATTTCTACCTTGGAAATGAAGGAATCACTAGAATCTATTCCAATGAAAGAAGTGATTAATCAAGTCTATTTTAACAATAAAATTAGACTCAATAATCTAAAAGTTATCCTCGATTTGGATGACACAGAATTCCTAGGTGTTAGAGAATATTTCTATACTTCAATAGAAAATCTGATTGATAATGCAACAAGATATGCAAGTAAAGTCATTGAGGTTACGCTTAAAAATGGTGTACTAACGATTTACAATGATGGACCAGCCATTGAAGAAAAATATATCACTGGTGGGTTTAAACCATATGAAAAAGGTTCTCGTGGACAGTTCGGCATAGGGATGTCGATTGTACAGAAAACCTTCAATAAGTTTGGGTATTCACTCGTAGTTGAGAATATGAATCCAGGGGTTAAATTTACAATAAAGCATTAA
- a CDS encoding response regulator transcription factor: MKIYYVEDELDLSQIIKKYLIKEGFDVVVFESGEEAITHVGDEVDLWILDIMLTGDINGYDLIEAIKKKNPTTAVMFTSARDHDLDKIRGLELGSDDYLAKPYSPRELILRVKAILKRANRQSTNILKYDDYEINIEKRIIKEGDESIELTNKEFELMLFFLENLNQAFSREQILSHVWGPDYFGSDRVVDDLLRRLRQKMPKLKIETIYGYGYRLL, from the coding sequence ATGAAAATATATTATGTGGAAGATGAACTAGATTTATCGCAAATCATAAAGAAGTATTTAATTAAAGAAGGCTTTGACGTCGTCGTTTTTGAGTCTGGTGAAGAAGCAATTACGCATGTAGGAGATGAAGTGGATTTATGGATCCTCGATATCATGTTAACAGGCGATATTAACGGGTATGATTTAATCGAAGCCATCAAGAAGAAAAATCCAACCACAGCGGTTATGTTTACCTCTGCGAGAGATCACGATTTAGATAAAATTAGAGGTCTTGAGTTAGGTAGCGATGACTACTTAGCGAAACCTTACTCACCAAGAGAACTCATCTTACGTGTCAAAGCGATTCTAAAAAGAGCTAATAGACAAAGTACCAACATACTTAAGTATGATGACTACGAAATCAATATTGAGAAAAGAATTATCAAAGAAGGCGATGAGTCAATCGAACTTACAAACAAAGAGTTTGAACTCATGTTGTTCTTCTTAGAAAACTTGAACCAAGCATTCTCAAGAGAACAAATTCTAAGTCACGTTTGGGGACCAGATTACTTTGGTTCTGACAGAGTTGTCGATGATTTATTAAGACGTTTAAGACAAAAAATGCCTAAACTAAAGATTGAAACCATCTATGGTTATGGTTATAGACTATTATAA
- the serS gene encoding serine--tRNA ligase, translating into MLDIKWIKDNLEVAIARLNTRGKDFSYLREVVLKDDERRALIAEVEKLKALRNQKSKEIGLMAKKGEDTEPVKESVRQMGESIKEMDEKIVQIDQYIKEQLLNTPNLPNQDIPVGFDDKDNKEIYKWGTPKNFDFEIKDHAELGEKLGILDFQRATKVTGTRFVIDRGLGARLERSLIQFMMELHAEDHGYTEIIPPFIVNEDSMFATGQFPKFREDAYKVGTEEDSWYLNPTAEVPTINMYRDEIIDADLLPLKFVSFTTAFRSEAGSAGRDTKGILRQHQFNKVELIKFTKPEDSYAELEKMLKNSEKVLQLLKLPYRVVALSTGDLGFSMAKTYDIEVWVPSQNTYREIGSISNAEDYQARRGNIRFKRTKDAKTEYVHTLNGSGLAVGRTMIAIMENYQNADGTITVPDVLVQYMHTTVIK; encoded by the coding sequence ATGTTAGACATTAAATGGATTAAAGACAATTTAGAGGTTGCAATCGCTAGATTAAACACAAGAGGTAAAGACTTTTCTTATTTAAGAGAAGTGGTTTTAAAAGATGATGAAAGACGTGCGTTAATTGCAGAAGTTGAAAAACTAAAAGCACTACGCAATCAAAAATCAAAAGAGATTGGTCTGATGGCTAAGAAGGGTGAAGACACTGAACCTGTAAAAGAATCCGTTAGACAAATGGGTGAATCTATTAAAGAAATGGATGAAAAAATTGTTCAAATTGATCAATACATTAAAGAACAACTTCTTAATACGCCCAATCTTCCTAACCAAGATATTCCTGTTGGATTTGATGATAAAGACAACAAAGAAATTTATAAATGGGGCACACCAAAGAACTTTGACTTTGAAATTAAAGATCATGCTGAACTAGGTGAGAAACTCGGCATTCTTGATTTCCAACGTGCAACTAAAGTAACAGGCACAAGATTTGTGATTGATAGAGGATTAGGTGCTAGACTTGAACGTTCACTTATTCAATTTATGATGGAATTACATGCTGAAGATCATGGCTATACAGAAATCATTCCACCATTTATCGTAAATGAAGACAGTATGTTTGCTACAGGTCAATTCCCTAAGTTTAGAGAAGATGCTTATAAAGTAGGAACGGAAGAAGATTCTTGGTATCTAAATCCAACTGCAGAAGTGCCTACAATCAACATGTATCGAGATGAAATCATCGATGCAGATTTATTACCACTCAAGTTTGTTTCTTTCACAACAGCATTTAGAAGTGAAGCGGGTTCTGCGGGTAGAGATACAAAAGGTATCTTAAGACAACACCAGTTCAACAAAGTCGAACTCATTAAGTTTACCAAACCAGAAGACTCTTATGCAGAACTTGAAAAGATGCTTAAGAACTCTGAGAAGGTCCTTCAATTGCTTAAATTACCTTATAGAGTCGTTGCTTTATCTACTGGAGATTTAGGATTCTCAATGGCTAAGACATATGACATTGAAGTATGGGTTCCAAGCCAAAACACCTATAGAGAAATTGGTTCTATTTCTAATGCTGAAGACTACCAAGCTAGAAGAGGAAACATTCGTTTCAAACGTACAAAAGATGCTAAGACAGAATATGTACATACACTCAATGGATCTGGTCTAGCAGTCGGAAGAACGATGATTGCTATTATGGAAAACTACCAAAATGCAGATGGTACGATTACAGTTCCAGATGTATTAGTACAATACATGCACACAACCGTAATCAAATAA